ACACCCCAAATTCTTTTGGAGCTACGTATGGGGAACATCGGGCTTACCTCGAACTGGATGACCAAGCCCATTATGAAGTATATCGATATGCCAAATCCAAAGGGTTGGATTTTATCGAAACCCTTTGTGCTAAAGGGTGTCTTTCTCTTTTAAAATTGTTTACGCCGGATAAATTGAAGGTTGCAAGTCGTGATCTGACGAATCTGCCATTATTGGAAGCTATGGCTGAGACACGCATTCCCATCATTCTTTCTACGGGGATGGCCGGAAAAAAAGAACTAGATGATGCTCTGGCCACCATCACTAAATATCATGATGATATTTCCATCCTTCATTGTGTATCACAATATCCGACAGCACCGGATAACCTAAATTTGCAAACCATATCTTATCTGAAAAAAAATTATCCCCAGTATAAAATAGGTTTTTCGGATCACACGATTGGCATCTCAGCTCCTATAGTCGCGTTGGGGCTGGGGGCAGAAATAATCGAGAAGCATATTACGATCGATCGTCGTATGAAAGGTACCGATCAGGCTGGGTCATTGGGGCCGGATGGCGTATACCGAATGGTTCGGGATATCCGAGTTGCAGAGCGTTGGATGGGGACAGAAGATCTGTATATTGAAAAGGATGTGCTAAGCGCTAAAATTAAATTGGAGCGGTCGATTGCAACCCGGAGGAGTATTCGACAGGGAGAAATAATCTCTGAAAACGATATTCATCTCTTGAGTCCCGGGGATGGATATAAATGGGTGGATCGCGCGGAAGTGATCGGACGCAAAGTGCTCCATGATATTCCTGCAGATGAAATAATATACCCGGAAATGATTTCATAGAATGGATGCATTTGAGATATATCAACTTGTCCACTTTTAGAAATCAAAGACCTACTTCAGTGAGGAAAAGCTGGATTATGATGTTGAATTATATAAAAACGCTATTGATCAATTTATAGATGATTATCGTCGGTGGTATGATGGTGAGGTAATAGATATCCATCGGCTTAACATAACACCGCAATTACACCCTGTATTAACTTACAGATTGGCCAGATTACTTTATCTGAAGGGTAATGAAGAGCAAGCCTCTGTTTATTCTGTTTTGGAACGAATTCCCGGTCTGGTTGAAATTTACTATTCTGCTCAAATTGGTCGGGGATTAAAGATAAATCATGGTGCCGGCTGTGTTATTGGTGTCCGATGCGTAATTGGAGACAACTGTCTCAGGGTGTTACTATAGGGGATAGAAACGGCGGCCGGCCGATTATTGGCAATAATGTCATAATATATGTTGGGGCAAATAACCATAGGTGATTACAGTGTAATAGGGGCTAATGCTGTTTGTCTTCGCAGTTCCCCCCCTCCCAGGCTGTTTGCGAAGGTGTGCCTGCTCGAAATATAGCTGAATATGAATAATATAAAATTAATCCTTACCGATATTGACGGTGTTTGGACTGATGGTGGTATGTATTACGATCAGACTGGAAATGAATGGAAAAAATTCCATACTTATGATAGTGCGGGGGTTTTTTTCGCGCATCGGGCCGGTATACCTGTGGGTATATTGACGGGAGAAACCACGTCTATTGTCAAACGCAGAGCGGAGAAATTAGGTGTTGATTACCTTTTTCAAGGTGTGACAAATAAGCTTGAAATTGCCCAAGGGTTATGTGGTGAACTATGCATCTCATTGGATGAAGTTGCTTATATTGGAGATGACCTTAATGATATTGAATTGCTTCGGAAGGTCGGTGTTTCCGGAGTTCCTGCGAGTGCTCCGGAGTATATACGTCGGTTGGCAACTGTATCTCTTCAGAAACGAGGAGGCGAGGGCGTTTTCAGAGAGTTTGTCGAGGTATTGTTGCAGGATAATTTGGTGACGTTATTTCAGGGATATATTTCTGAAAATAGCTAGTGAAAAAAAGGTGTCAATACCAAGGGTGATGTCATTGGAAAGAGGATATTTTTACTATAAATGTGATAAAGGCTTGTGCTGAATTTTAAATGACAATCGCTAGTGTTCATATAAAATGAAGTCTTTGTTAAAGTAGTCTGGAGGCAGATATGATTTCATAATTCTGAGATGCTATTGTTTATTTAGGCATTATATCTATGCTTTAAAATTGTTAATAAAATGATTGAAAAATGTATATAGAAATTTGTGGTAATTCGATTCGTATAGGACGTGTGGAATCAGATGAGATTTTCTTGGATGATGGTGAGCGTATATTCTGGGCATATGGTTTAATGAATCGGAATATATCTAAAAAAGAATTTTTTGCGACGGTTTCAGTGTTAAGGAGTGAACTTTCCCACCAATTAGCTAATCGAATATTTGCCGGAGGATATTTTATTGTTTTGGTTGACCGGAAGAGCGGTATGTTAAATATGATGCGTGATTCAATGGGGCAGAAATCTGGATATTATTATTTTGATTCGCTTACAGAACGGTTAGTTGTGGCGACCAATATGCACGATATCGCTTATAATGTTTCCACAGACATAAATAAATTCTATACGGATTTTTTGCTTTATCAGCAGTTCATACCTGATGGTTATACTATTTACGAAGATGTGAATGAGGTGCGTATTGGTGAGATGTTGCACTATATACCAAGAGGAACCTTGCAATCTATTGAGCGAGAATCATTGCCGATCGAGTATTCTGAGAACGATTATTCGGAGGAAGAAAATATACGTCTGCTGCGTGAAAAGATATTGGAAGTACATGCTGATTGGGCTGGTGAAAATAATGTGGTTTATTTATCCGGAGGCATAGACTCTTGTGTAATGTTAGCTTCATTACATAATATTTGTCCGGAACAAACACGAGTTGTTTCCTATCGTATTGCGGGAAGTTCGCAAGATGAAACTATATATGCTCAAGAATTGGCTTCTTATTTAGGGTATAATACGGAAGTTGTGACGGTCGATCCAGCAGATCCTAAAATTGTGGCTGATTATGAAGATGATTTACAAAAGATGAATAATCCAGTTTTTGGAAATTGGATATTTCGGCCTCATTTATCAAACGACATTTCAGTGCGTTATTTTGCTGGACAGGATACCAGACTTCATACTCCTTCAGTCAATAGCGTAGATATGAAGGTAATTGATCGAATATCTCATCAGGGAACAGGTGGTTGGGGGGCATTCGGTAAAGGAGTGGTGGACTTGTATGAGCGGCTTTCCTGTCTTTTGAAACTCTATAATGCGGCTGACCGAAGAGTGAAGTACTCCCATCTGCTTGTCAATGCGTTGGTACCCGAATGGTTTATCCTGCGAAGGAAATTTATGGCCGATCCGGTCAAATACAAAACCTGGAGATACGATATGTCCAATTTTGAGAAAATCTGCGATTGGTACCGGGTTGATTTGCATGCTGGAATGAGTTCCAGGGAGATATTTAATCGACTTATCGAGAAAAAATGGCAGGAGCAGTATACCGATGATATTCGTTATATGGTCGATATGGCCCATAATCGCGGGGTTACTACGGTACTACCCTTCTACGAACAGCGTTTCAATCAATTTGCATCGACTATTCCTTGGAAATTGGCGAACAAGACTATGGCTGGACTTGATGGATTCAGCAATAAACCTGTACGCGTCAATAAATATGTTCTGCGCAAAGCTTTTGAAAAAGAATTGCCCTGGAATATTATGGTAAGAGCTAAAGCCGTATCACTCTCCAGTCATCTGATGATGAACGGTGTTCTGGGTATTCGGGTGGAGCAGACCTTGCGCGACGATTTACGCTCTTCCGACTCTTTTTGCCGGAGATTTGGCTACCAAGCCAAAGCCCGTGAAATCATTGCACACCGGAGTAAATGGGAGATGAAAAACTCTTATATGGTTACGTTTGCCAATTATCTGAGCGCCCTCTGTGTCTATTATCGGAAGAACGTAGTTAAAAAATAAAATAGAGAATCGATTCTTATGAAGCGTTGGCTTATCGCATCTATTTTGTTTCTGTTACCTTCGTGTATCGCATTCCCTCTTGTAAGGATATTTGGCGGGGAAG
This Alistipes onderdonkii DNA region includes the following protein-coding sequences:
- a CDS encoding N-acetylneuraminate synthase family protein: MRKTYIIGEIGQNHNGSVDIAKLIIELICRPIEEDVFGLDLQPMDAVKMTRRDLKEELTVSQMNRPYNTPNSFGATYGEHRAYLELDDQAHYEVYRYAKSKGLDFIETLCAKGCLSLLKLFTPDKLKVASRDLTNLPLLEAMAETRIPIILSTGMAGKKELDDALATITKYHDDISILHCVSQYPTAPDNLNLQTISYLKKNYPQYKIGFSDHTIGISAPIVALGLGAEIIEKHITIDRRMKGTDQAGSLGPDGVYRMVRDIRVAERWMGTEDLYIEKDVLSAKIKLERSIATRRSIRQGEIISENDIHLLSPGDGYKWVDRAEVIGRKVLHDIPADEIIYPEMIS
- a CDS encoding KdsC family phosphatase; the encoded protein is MNNIKLILTDIDGVWTDGGMYYDQTGNEWKKFHTYDSAGVFFAHRAGIPVGILTGETTSIVKRRAEKLGVDYLFQGVTNKLEIAQGLCGELCISLDEVAYIGDDLNDIELLRKVGVSGVPASAPEYIRRLATVSLQKRGGEGVFREFVEVLLQDNLVTLFQGYISENS
- a CDS encoding asparagine synthetase B family protein; amino-acid sequence: MYIEICGNSIRIGRVESDEIFLDDGERIFWAYGLMNRNISKKEFFATVSVLRSELSHQLANRIFAGGYFIVLVDRKSGMLNMMRDSMGQKSGYYYFDSLTERLVVATNMHDIAYNVSTDINKFYTDFLLYQQFIPDGYTIYEDVNEVRIGEMLHYIPRGTLQSIERESLPIEYSENDYSEEENIRLLREKILEVHADWAGENNVVYLSGGIDSCVMLASLHNICPEQTRVVSYRIAGSSQDETIYAQELASYLGYNTEVVTVDPADPKIVADYEDDLQKMNNPVFGNWIFRPHLSNDISVRYFAGQDTRLHTPSVNSVDMKVIDRISHQGTGGWGAFGKGVVDLYERLSCLLKLYNAADRRVKYSHLLVNALVPEWFILRRKFMADPVKYKTWRYDMSNFEKICDWYRVDLHAGMSSREIFNRLIEKKWQEQYTDDIRYMVDMAHNRGVTTVLPFYEQRFNQFASTIPWKLANKTMAGLDGFSNKPVRVNKYVLRKAFEKELPWNIMVRAKAVSLSSHLMMNGVLGIRVEQTLRDDLRSSDSFCRRFGYQAKAREIIAHRSKWEMKNSYMVTFANYLSALCVYYRKNVVKK